The Montipora capricornis isolate CH-2021 chromosome 3, ASM3666992v2, whole genome shotgun sequence genome window below encodes:
- the LOC138040971 gene encoding GFP-like non-fluorescent chromoprotein, whose translation MSVIAKQMTYKVYMSGTVNGHYFEVQGDGKGKPYEGEQTVKLTVTKGGPLPFAWDILSPLSQYGSIPFTKYPEDIPDYVKQSFPEGYTWERIMNFEDGAVCTVSNDSSIQGNCFIYNVKISGLNFPPNGPVMQKKTQGWEPNTERLFARDGMLIGNNFMALKLEGGGHYLCEFKSTYKAKKPVRMPGYHYVDRKLDVTSHNKDYTSVEQCEISIARHSLLG comes from the exons ATG AGTGTGATCGCTAAACAAATGACCTACAAGGTTTATATGTCAGGCACGGTCAATGGACACTACTTTGAGGTCCAAGGCGATGGAAAAGGAAAGCCTTACGA GGGGGAGCAGACAGTAAAGCTCACTGTCACCAAGGGTGGACCTCTGCCATTTGCTTGGGATATTTTATCGCCACTGTCTCAGTACGGAAGCATACCATTCACCAAGTACCCTGAAGACATCCCTGATTATGTAAAGCAGTCATTCCCTGAGGGATATACATGGGAGAGGATCATGAACTTTGAAGATGGTGCAGTGTGTACTGTCAGCAATGATTCCAG catCCAAGGCAACTGTTTCATCTACAATGTCAAAATCTCTGGTTTGAACTTTCCTCCCAATGGACCTGTTATGCAGAAGAAGACACAGGGCTGGGAACCCAACACTGAGCGTCTCTTTGCACGAGATGGAATGCTGATAGGAAACAACTTTATGGCTCTGAAGTTGGAAGGAGGTGGTCACTATTTGTGTGAATTCAAATCTACTTACAA ggCAAAGAAGCCTGTGAGGATGCCAGGGTATCACTATGTTGACCGCAAACTGGATGTTACCAGTCACAACAAGGATTACACATCTGTTGAGCAGTGTGAAATATCCATTGCACGCCACTCTTTGCTCGGTTAA
- the LOC138040978 gene encoding GFP-like non-fluorescent chromoprotein produces the protein MNFEDGAVCTVSNDSSIQGNCFIYNVKISGLNFPPNGPVMQKKTQGWEPNTERLFARDGMLIGNNFMALKLEGGGHYLCEFKSTYKAKKPVRMPGYHYVDRKLDVTSHNKDYTSVEQCEISIARHSLLG, from the exons ATGAACTTTGAAGATGGTGCAGTGTGTACTGTCAGCAATGATTCCAG catCCAAGGCAACTGTTTCATCTACAATGTCAAAATCTCTGGTTTGAACTTTCCTCCCAATGGACCTGTTATGCAGAAGAAGACACAGGGCTGGGAACCCAACACTGAGCGTCTCTTTGCACGAGATGGAATGCTGATAGGAAACAACTTTATGGCTCTGAAGTTGGAAGGAGGCGGTCACTATTTGTGTGAATTCAAATCTACTTACAA ggCAAAGAAGCCTGTGAGGATGCCAGGGTATCACTATGTTGACCGCAAACTGGATGTAACCAGTCACAACAAGGATTACACATCTGTTGAGCAGTGTGAAATATCCATTGCACGCCACTCTTTGCTCGGTTAA